TGTGGTGGGCCAGGGGGTGCGCACGGCAGGTGCGTGGTGGGTTGCGCTTGCAGGTTTAGAATAGAAACACAAAAACCCGGCCATCTCCATTTTCCCTCTTGTTCACCAACCATCCAACCTCGTCGAACCAACCTCGGCGATTTCTTTTTTGTGTGTGCATTTTCATTTGTTTTTATTCCTGTCCGTTTCCCGGTCATTCCTTATGCCGGGGTAACAATACAATCTTCTCATTTTTATTTACGTTAAACATTATTTGACATTGACCATGTTGTCCGCTCTTTTCCTTGCGGCTTTGCCCGCCTTGGCTCACGCCTTGGACGACGGCATCATCCGCTATCCCATTAGGGCCTCTCCCGGCGCccccatcgtcaagggcgtcacCCGACGACAGAATGAGGTTGCTCTTCAGTCCCAGAACACGGGTCTTTTCTACAGCATCGACGTCACCATGGGTACTCCCGGCCAGACCATTaccgtcaacctcgacacTGGATCTCAGGAGCTTTGGGTCAACCCCGTCTGCGACAAGTCGAATGATGTCTCGTTTTGCGAGTCTTTTGGTCATTTTGGAGAGAGTAGCACCTTCACTTCGATTAATGTTACCGGCGGTCTTGTTTATGGAACTGGATATGCCTACTATAACTATGGCTACGACTTTATCACCATCGGCTGTGAGTATGCCATCCTGTAAATCGAGACACCCTACTGACCTTACTCAGCTGCCCATATCAAGCAGCAGCTCTTTGGCGTTGCCTACGACACCTCTGTCGTGAGTGTTGGTATCATGGGTGTTGCTCCTGACCTGCACGGCTGGAACGCCCCTTATCCTCTCGTCATTGATAGCATGGCCAAACAAAACCTCATTAAGAGCCGAGCCTTCTCTCTTGATATCCGCACCATGGACAGCGACCGAGGCGCCGTCATCTTTGGAGGTATCGACACCCGCAAGTACTCTGGTCACCTTGAGAAGCGTCCCATCATCCCAGCTTCGTCTTCCCCTGACGGCCAAACCCGGTAAGTTTGAGATTCGTGGTTGCGTAGAGAGTTGCCTCTAATTGTATTCCAGATACTGGGTCCATCTCGACGGCATGAGCCTCACCCAGGACGACGGCTCCAAGGACGCCATCTTTTCAAAGACCAACGGCTATGCTGTGGTTCTCGACAGCGGCTACACCATCAGCGCCCTGCCCGGTCccatctttgagaagctcctggcCACTTTCCCTACTGTCCAGCCTGGAATTGGTTCCTACCACCCCGTGGACTGCGATGTTGCCAAGCTTAAGGGCACCGTTGACTTCACTTTCGGCAAGACCACCATCAAGGTGCCTTATGCCGACTTTGTCTGGCACAACAAGGGATCATGCTACCTGGGTGCTTTCCAGGACGATGGTAAGTATCTGGACTGCAGTCTTGAGTAAAAGTGAGCTAACAGGTTGTAGAATTCCCCGTCCTTGGTGATACTTTCTTGCGAGCTGCTTACGTCGTCTACGACTGGGACAACGAGAACGTCTGGTTGGCTAACAACGAGGACTGCGGTACTAACCTGGTTGCCATCGGAAGCGGTGCTGACTCTGTTCCCGATATCGTCGGCGAGTGCGCTTCTTCTGACTCTACCAACACTTCTGAGCTGCCCACTTCCACCGAGGCCTCGACTGGATCTACCGCCTCTACTGAGTCTGTTACTTCGACCGAGTCCGAGACCTCTTCCGGTTCCATCACCAGCGATTCGACTGCCACCGCCACCACCGAGTCTactctctccttctccaccACCCGCTTCCACAACACCTCTTCCGTCATCCCCAACAAGCTCGGATCCTCCAAGACCCAGTCTCTCTCCGACTCGCTTCCTACTCTGTCTGGCTCTACCTACTTGGACCCCTCTTACCTGGACCCGACCTACTCGGGACCTACCACTGCGGCTCCTACCACCATCACGtcgaccatcaccaccagcaagGTCTACACCATCACCGCGTGCCCTCCCAGCGTGACCAACTGCCCTGTCGGCTCCGTCACCACCGAGATCATCACCTCGTACACGACCTACTGCCCcggcgagaccaaggcccCCAAGCCTACCAACCCTCCCGTCATCAGCGACACCTCGGTCGTCACCAACACCCACGTCTACACCATTACTGACTGCCCCGGTGAGGGTCCCTGCAACAAGGGCGAGGTCACCACCGAGTTCGTTGCCACCACCCAGCTTGTCCACCCCCAGGTTACCGCCATCTACACCGTTCCTGAGGCTATCCGCTGTGGTCCTGGTAACGCCCACTGCAAGGAGGCCACGACCAAGGCTGTCCGcgtcgtcaccatcacccccGCAACCAAGGCTCCCGAGCCCACACCCGTCCCCGGTGTCTGCACCACCTGCGGTCCTCCCGGCAATGCCAACGGTACCATCACTGAGGTCTACACCCACCCTAGCAAGCCTACTCAGGTGTACACTCAGCCTGGCGGCACCCAGATCTACACCAAGCCCGCCCAGACCCAATCCTCAGGCTATGGCTACCCTCAACCTCCCGCCAGCACCGTCGCAACGGTCGTCAAGCCCAGCGGCGAGGAGCCATCCGAGCCCACGGGCACCAGCCCTGCCCTCGTGACAGGCGGCGCCGCATGGAACGCCCCCGGCCTATTGGCAGTTATTGCTGGCGCTCTCTTCGCCGCAATGCTCTAAACGATGAGCAATAATTCTAAAGGGTACATGCTTGAAAAACATaattattcttttttaataacgGGCGGCGGCTTGAAATGGTTACACAACCATGGGTAGATACGGGGCATgacgtttttttttttttccttcaTAGAGGTCTTTTCTACACATTCACACTTGCATTGTTAGATTCTTGGTTGTATTTACCTACTCAACAATTTATGATGAGGCACGATTACATTTTATGTGTCCCTCTTTTGATCTTCCGCCTCTTGTATTGTTATTATTAGTGCCGGATCTTGTATCCGAATGGGGATGTATGTTGCGCTGCGTCAACCAATGATGGGAAGCAAGCATTGTCTAGTGAAGCAGTCGATGCGAGCTGGCGAACCAACGCTCGAGATGGCCTCATGCCGAGCTTACATCAATCTGAGAAGTCTGCATCACGTAACTCTCCATCTTGTCTATCATGCCTCTGTTTGGGATGCTGACAATCGACTAAAAAGCTCAATGTGACTCGGAGATTATGTAAGATGTCCACCCTCTTTAACAGGGGAACGATTCCTTCAAAACCGCGCCTCAAAACCCTCAGCTTACCGCTCTCCTCTTCCCAGCTTTTTTGCACCCATTGAGTTCTCAAAATGGCTGGAATTTTGTTCAAAGCAGGCCTTGTGGCTGTAGCGcttgccgtcatcttccAGGTCACCCTCAAAGAAACTATCTGGTTGGCTTTTGGCATCGGGAGGGTGACGCAGCCGATATCCGACTTTCCCTACACTTGCCGCAAGATTGTCGACCCGCGGATGGAGGCTTGTGAGGATATGTGGTTGTCAGAGTCTACGAGGCAATTGTTTCTTGCTTGTTCTGATCCTCTTGCACGACCTCACTGGATGCCAAAGTACGTTTCCAAGATCCTTGACTGTTCACCAAAAGCTCACACACACAGCGTCGCACATCTCAACGTCTCAGCACGTTCTCAAAGAGACTCAATCGTAGCTCTAGACATCGACAAGCCCGTCAAAAACAGCTTCGAGTTCCGAACCCTCAAGACGCCGGGATTCCCCGGGACAGCCGGAGACGGCAAGCTCCAGCTGGTAGGCTTTACAGGGATCGATAATCCCGAATCCGGCTCCATCGAGCTGctcgtcatcaacaacggACCTTCAGTGGACGCCCAGGGAAAGTTTGTTGATCAGTATGCTCATGGAGCTAATTCCACGATTGATCTTTTTGAGACGGGGCCTGAGGCGACTGAGCTCAAGTTTGTTCGGACTTATGCTGACAGAAAGATCGCCACTCCCAACCGTGTTGCGGCTCTGAGCAGAAGTGCTTTCTATGTCGTTAATGATCATGGCCAAAGCAAAGTTGGCTTGGTAAGTCACATAAGAACATGCTCCAACATGATACTGACAAAGACCAGAAATACAATCTCTCCCCCTTACTCAGAAACGGAGACGCCATCTTCTGTGATGCCGAAACCGGTTGCAAAACCGTCGCTCAAAACTTCAAATGGCCCAACGGCATAACCCGTGACAAGAACAACTTGATCTACATCCCCTGTTCGTTATCCGGAACAATCTCCATCTACCGCGTCCTCCCCGACAATACCCTCGAAAAAGTCGACGAGGTAAAGACCGGGTACAGTATGGACAACCTCTCTGTCGACGCCAACGGGGACATATGGGCAGCTGCTTTTCCCGTTGGAGTTGCTATTTTCAAAGCATATGAGGATCCGTATAATTCTTTTCTTCCTGCTACTGCTCTGAGGGTTAGAAAGGTGGATGGAAAGTATGTTGTTGATAAGGTTattgaggatggagagggcGAGTTTCTTCCTGCTGCTACGACCGTTGTGCACGATGCCAAAACTGGTCGGCTGTTTTTTAGCAGTAAGTGATCTGCGAGTTCCTTGTTGAAGTGTGGCTAATAGAAATAGGTGTCATTTCGCCTTTCATCTCCGTGTGCGAGCCAAAGGCTCAGAACTAAACAACGTACGCGGGCGGAAAAGGCCACAAGCATGGACGGTATGAAAAGGAAGAGCACAAAGCAACGTTTGGGTTGCTGATAATATACACATCTCCCCTCTAATAGGAACAAAATGTCTGACACTGGAGAAACAATAATGAGgctcatgatgatgacaaaTGAAACAATAAATCCAAATAAAACCTCGTACCAGAATGCATCATTCTCATTCCTTTGGCTGCTCACGACCGTAATACGTCTAACTACCCATTGTCAAGTCAGATCGCCCTCTCGATCTGTTTAACTTTTAAGAGAGACATAGGCGGGGTTCAGTACAATCCTTAGAAGATAGCTCTCAACACAATCGAGGTATCGAAGTCCGGGCAAGAAACATGGATACGAGCCCaatacctacctacctagttTCTCGGTGCCAGCACTTCTCGTTCCTTACGAACCAACCTGTCACCTCCTCTCTTACCAAATCAACTCTAAACTCATGCCCTCTACTAACGAATCTCAAACGTCTCAATCTTTGCCTCTCCTCGGTCCACCATCTGCTTGGCCTCACCTTTCATAAGCCCTACCACGAAGCAGGGCCCGACATGCTCGTAATGAGATCCCTTCCTTCTGAGAATCACAGGGGCATTACAACCAGCGAGCACAACCACCAAGTCCCCCGCCTGAGCGGCGGTGACAGTTCCGAGGTAGCCGTTGTTTGTGACAAATTTCAGAGGGGCTCCGAGATACGCTCTTGTATACCGTCTCACGGCCTCAACATCCTCCCTGACATTTTCCCAGGTCCACTCCATGGCCGCAGCAGCATTCTCCCAGTCCGTCATATGGTCTTCGGCACTGTAGCCCTTGAAAATCTCTTCTTTCCACGCCCTTGAGAaatcttggccaaggggAATACAGAGCTGCGGTAGGTAAGTTGCCGCAATGCTGTACCAATCCAGACACTCCGAGTCAGCAGCCCAAGCAAGGACGCCTACGAGAAAGCA
This Fusarium keratoplasticum isolate Fu6.1 chromosome 6, whole genome shotgun sequence DNA region includes the following protein-coding sequences:
- a CDS encoding Peptidase A1 domain-containing protein, which codes for MLSALFLAALPALAHALDDGIIRYPIRASPGAPIVKGVTRRQNEVALQSQNTGLFYSIDVTMGTPGQTITVNLDTGSQELWVNPVCDKSNDVSFCESFGHFGESSTFTSINVTGGLVYGTGYAYYNYGYDFITIGSAHIKQQLFGVAYDTSVVSVGIMGVAPDLHGWNAPYPLVIDSMAKQNLIKSRAFSLDIRTMDSDRGAVIFGGIDTRKYSGHLEKRPIIPASSSPDGQTRYWVHLDGMSLTQDDGSKDAIFSKTNGYAVVLDSGYTISALPGPIFEKLLATFPTVQPGIGSYHPVDCDVAKLKGTVDFTFGKTTIKVPYADFVWHNKGSCYLGAFQDDEFPVLGDTFLRAAYVVYDWDNENVWLANNEDCGTNLVAIGSGADSVPDIVGECASSDSTNTSELPTSTEASTGSTASTESVTSTESETSSGSITSDSTATATTESTLSFSTTRFHNTSSVIPNKLGSSKTQSLSDSLPTLSGSTYLDPSYLDPTYSGPTTAAPTTITSTITTSKVYTITACPPSVTNCPVGSVTTEIITSYTTYCPGETKAPKPTNPPVISDTSVVTNTHVYTITDCPGEGPCNKGEVTTEFVATTQLVHPQVTAIYTVPEAIRCGPGNAHCKEATTKAVRVVTITPATKAPEPTPVPGVCTTCGPPGNANGTITEVYTHPSKPTQVYTQPGGTQIYTKPAQTQSSGYGYPQPPASTVATVVKPSGEEPSEPTGTSPALVTGGAAWNAPGLLAVIAGALFAAML